A part of Microbacterium atlanticum genomic DNA contains:
- the phoU gene encoding phosphate signaling complex protein PhoU — MREVFHQSLEDVQGRLVEIAELVTVAIDKATRAFGTSDVSLAEEVIEADAVIDEKAVALDELAIEILARQQPVARDLRIVVSALRMSASLERMGDIAEHIAQLTRMRFPERAIPKGLKSTFLRMGELDVEAARQLAELLRTQDGDLIDEIRNADDKLDELHVSVFEKVLSDSWQGDPSATVDATLASRYHERFGDHAVSVAKKVAYLSTGDWTTSTDAIDIITQG, encoded by the coding sequence ATGCGCGAAGTCTTCCACCAGTCTCTCGAGGACGTCCAGGGACGTCTCGTCGAGATCGCCGAACTCGTCACCGTCGCGATCGACAAGGCGACGCGCGCGTTCGGCACGAGCGACGTCTCGCTCGCGGAGGAGGTCATCGAGGCCGACGCCGTCATCGACGAGAAAGCGGTCGCGCTCGACGAGCTCGCCATCGAGATCCTGGCGCGTCAGCAGCCCGTCGCGCGCGACCTGCGGATCGTCGTCAGCGCGCTGCGCATGAGCGCGTCGCTGGAGCGCATGGGCGACATCGCCGAGCACATCGCGCAGCTCACGCGCATGCGCTTCCCCGAGCGCGCGATCCCGAAGGGCCTGAAGTCGACGTTCCTGCGCATGGGAGAGCTCGACGTCGAAGCCGCCCGCCAGCTCGCCGAGCTGCTGCGCACGCAGGACGGCGACCTGATCGACGAGATCCGCAACGCCGACGACAAGCTCGACGAGCTGCACGTCTCGGTGTTCGAGAAGGTGCTCAGCGACAGCTGGCAGGGCGACCCGTCCGCCACGGTCGACGCCACGCTGGCCAGCCGGTACCACGAGCGCTTCGGCGACCACGCGGTGTCGGTCGCGAAGAAGGTGGCGTACCTGTCGACCGGCGACTGGACCACCAGCACCGACGCCATCGACATCATCACGCAGGGCTGA
- a CDS encoding FABP family protein has translation MIDIPTGLPAELVPLSWLIGVWEGTGVIDYAEHSLTGEFTHRVSFSHDGGDYLNYSAEAWLHAADDSEARTRLVAELGYWRLSRPATDADAGPGLLPPTAAPAARSADDIERLRNAEGGFDIEAALVHADGVSELYLGQIKGPRIDIATDAVVRPAGAKNYAAATRMYGLVDGHLLWAWDIAALGYELAAHASARLARVD, from the coding sequence GTGATCGACATCCCGACCGGCCTCCCCGCCGAGCTCGTGCCGCTGTCGTGGCTGATCGGCGTGTGGGAGGGCACCGGCGTCATCGATTACGCCGAGCATTCGCTCACCGGCGAGTTCACCCACCGCGTCAGCTTCAGCCATGACGGCGGCGACTACCTGAACTACTCGGCGGAGGCCTGGCTGCACGCCGCGGATGACTCCGAGGCGCGCACGCGCCTGGTCGCCGAGCTCGGCTACTGGCGACTGTCGCGGCCCGCGACCGACGCCGACGCGGGTCCGGGGCTGCTGCCGCCGACCGCCGCCCCGGCCGCCCGCAGCGCCGACGACATCGAGCGTCTGCGCAACGCCGAGGGGGGCTTTGACATCGAGGCCGCCCTCGTGCACGCCGACGGGGTGAGCGAGCTCTACCTCGGCCAGATCAAGGGCCCCCGCATCGACATCGCCACCGACGCCGTCGTGCGGCCGGCGGGGGCGAAGAACTACGCCGCCGCCACCCGGATGTACGGACTGGTGGACGGCCACCTGCTGTGGGCGTGGGACATCGCCGCGCTCGGCTACGAGCTCGCCGCCCACGCATCCGCGCGCCTGGCCCGCGTCGACTGA
- a CDS encoding response regulator transcription factor, whose product MTRVLIVEDEPDLADPLAYLLRREGFDVEIAEDGPAALTAFRERGADIVLLDLMLPGMPGTEVCRQIRATSSVPIIMLTAKDSEVDIVVGLELGADDYVTKPYSARELLARMRAVLRRFAQMDADLEDRVLESGRVVLDIDRHTVAVDGDEINMPLKEFELLEVLMRNAGRVLTRGQLIDRVWGSDYFGDTKTLDVHIKRIRSRIERNPGAPEMLLTVRGLGYRFEG is encoded by the coding sequence ATGACCCGCGTCCTGATCGTCGAGGACGAGCCCGACCTCGCCGACCCGCTGGCCTACCTCCTCCGCCGCGAGGGGTTCGACGTCGAGATCGCCGAGGACGGACCGGCGGCGCTGACCGCGTTCCGCGAGCGCGGCGCCGACATCGTGCTGCTGGACCTGATGCTGCCCGGGATGCCGGGAACCGAGGTCTGCCGCCAGATCCGCGCCACCTCATCGGTGCCGATCATCATGCTCACCGCCAAGGACTCGGAGGTCGACATCGTGGTCGGCCTCGAGCTCGGCGCCGACGACTACGTCACCAAGCCGTACTCGGCGCGCGAGCTGCTCGCCCGCATGCGGGCGGTGCTGCGGCGATTCGCGCAGATGGACGCGGATCTGGAGGATCGCGTCCTGGAATCCGGCCGCGTCGTGCTCGACATCGACCGCCACACCGTGGCTGTCGACGGCGACGAGATCAACATGCCGCTCAAGGAATTCGAGCTGCTCGAAGTGCTGATGCGCAACGCCGGCCGGGTGCTCACCCGGGGCCAGCTCATCGATCGCGTCTGGGGGAGCGACTACTTCGGCGACACCAAGACGCTGGACGTGCACATCAAGCGCATCCGGTCGCGCATCGAGAGGAACCCCGGCGCGCCGGAGATGCTGCTCACGGTCCGAGGTCTCGGCTACCGCTTCGAGGGCTGA
- a CDS encoding YgfZ/GcvT domain-containing protein codes for MSNAFAEVPGAVVDDSGLQHVGSPLIEQRRLATGAAVAPRADRSVIAVPGEDRLSWLDSLSSQALNGLPPGVGTELLILDPQGHVEHAAAVVDDGHTTWLIADRADAAGLLEWLRRMRFRLRVDPRIADDEYAVVGAAASALERIVPASPSGVPLVWRDPWPGVAAGGHAYSLVDPHPGAGYDWAEAIVTRDEEQRIADAAARGELELAGLAAVDALRVAAWRPRWSAEVDEKVLPHELDWLRTAVHLEKGCYRGQETIAKVHNLGHPPRRLVALQLDGSGSVLPAHAAAVRLGDTDVGAVTSAVLHYEEGPIALALVRRTTPVDAALTVDTSDGPVAAAQEVVVPPDAGATAHVPRITRLSRRAAAQ; via the coding sequence ATGAGCAACGCGTTCGCCGAGGTCCCCGGGGCCGTCGTGGACGACAGCGGCCTCCAGCACGTCGGCAGCCCGCTGATCGAGCAGCGCCGGCTCGCGACCGGCGCCGCGGTCGCGCCGCGAGCGGACCGGTCGGTCATCGCCGTCCCCGGTGAGGACCGGCTGAGCTGGCTGGACTCGCTCTCGTCGCAGGCGCTGAACGGACTGCCGCCCGGCGTCGGCACCGAGCTGCTGATCCTCGACCCGCAGGGTCATGTCGAGCACGCGGCAGCCGTCGTCGACGACGGTCACACGACCTGGCTCATCGCTGATCGCGCCGACGCCGCCGGGCTGCTCGAGTGGCTGCGCAGGATGCGCTTCCGGCTGCGCGTGGACCCCCGGATCGCCGACGACGAGTACGCCGTGGTCGGCGCAGCAGCGTCGGCGCTCGAGCGCATCGTCCCGGCCTCGCCGTCCGGTGTGCCGCTGGTGTGGCGCGACCCCTGGCCGGGCGTGGCCGCCGGCGGGCACGCCTACTCGCTCGTCGACCCGCACCCGGGCGCAGGCTATGACTGGGCGGAGGCGATCGTCACGCGCGACGAGGAGCAGCGGATCGCGGATGCCGCGGCCCGCGGCGAGCTCGAGCTGGCCGGCCTCGCGGCGGTCGACGCGCTGCGCGTCGCGGCGTGGCGCCCGAGGTGGTCGGCCGAGGTCGACGAGAAGGTGCTCCCGCACGAGCTGGATTGGCTGCGCACCGCGGTGCACCTCGAGAAGGGCTGCTACCGCGGCCAGGAGACGATCGCCAAGGTGCACAACCTCGGGCACCCGCCGCGCCGGCTGGTGGCGCTGCAGCTCGACGGCTCCGGCAGCGTGCTGCCCGCCCACGCCGCCGCCGTCCGGCTCGGCGACACCGACGTGGGTGCGGTGACCTCGGCCGTGCTCCACTACGAGGAGGGCCCGATCGCGCTCGCCCTGGTGCGACGCACGACGCCGGTCGACGCCGCGCTCACTGTCGACACCTCGGACGGCCCGGTCGCCGCCGCGCAGGAGGTCGTGGTCCCGCCCGACGCCGGCGCCACCGCCCACGTGCCCAGGATCACGCGGCTCTCCCGCCGCGCCGCGGCGCAGTAG
- a CDS encoding class I SAM-dependent methyltransferase, with protein sequence MARGPVGQITRGTTGTNRLRRVDRWIARHPALRRCADPLVVDLGYGASGVTALELHARLARARPDVEVLGLEIDPERVARARRQLAAVRAGGTPFAPDARVSFARGGFEVPVPGARRAAVIRAFNVLRQYDESEVQAAWTAMSARLAPGGLLVEGTCDEIGRIATWVAVGADAVPRTLTVSLRLAGLQHPSVAAERLPKALIHHNVPGERVHAFLAALDAEWERAAAVSPFGPEHRWRTALGALVEGGWPVRERSRWRLGEATVPWDAVAPR encoded by the coding sequence ATGGCGCGGGGACCGGTGGGGCAGATCACGCGCGGCACCACCGGCACCAACCGGCTCCGGCGCGTCGACCGATGGATCGCCCGGCATCCCGCCCTGCGCCGCTGCGCCGACCCCCTGGTGGTCGACCTCGGGTACGGCGCGAGCGGCGTGACCGCGCTCGAGCTCCACGCCCGCCTCGCTCGCGCTCGGCCCGACGTCGAGGTCCTCGGTCTCGAGATCGACCCCGAGCGCGTCGCCCGCGCGCGCCGTCAGCTCGCGGCTGTGCGCGCGGGCGGGACGCCCTTCGCGCCGGACGCCCGGGTGTCCTTCGCGCGCGGCGGGTTCGAGGTTCCGGTTCCCGGCGCACGGCGGGCGGCGGTGATCCGCGCCTTCAATGTGCTCCGGCAGTACGACGAGTCCGAGGTCCAGGCGGCGTGGACGGCGATGTCGGCGCGCCTGGCCCCCGGCGGGCTGCTCGTGGAGGGCACCTGCGACGAGATCGGCCGCATCGCGACGTGGGTCGCCGTCGGCGCGGACGCCGTGCCGCGCACCCTCACCGTGTCGCTGCGGCTGGCGGGGCTGCAGCATCCGTCCGTCGCCGCGGAGCGGCTTCCCAAGGCGCTCATCCACCACAACGTGCCCGGCGAGCGCGTGCACGCGTTCCTCGCGGCCCTCGACGCCGAATGGGAACGCGCGGCCGCCGTCTCGCCGTTCGGTCCGGAGCACCGCTGGCGCACCGCGCTGGGGGCGCTCGTCGAGGGCGGCTGGCCGGTGCGGGAGCGCTCGCGGTGGCGACTCGGCGAGGCGACCGTGCCGTGGGATGCCGTGGCCCCGCGCTGA
- a CDS encoding RNA degradosome polyphosphate kinase, whose translation MIEPEVLDAGLGDADDDDFDLDEVFDSQLPDHRYLDREISWLAFNQRVLELAEDSRLPVLERANFLAIFASNLDEFFMVRVAGLKRRIVTGLAVPTNIGRSPAEVLADISAEAHRLQLRHADTWTDHVKPAMAEAGIEVVSYDTLDADERSRLYDYFQAQVFPVLMPLAVDPAHPFPYISGLSLNLAIRIRSARTGRQEFARLKVPPMLPRFVELPPVDGTVRYLPLEDLISSHLDDLFPGMEVLDHHAFRLTRNEDVVIEEDETENLIQALEAELLRRRFGPPIRLEITDDMDDVTLDLLIKELDITEQEVYRLPGPLDLRGLFDLSRIDRPDLHYKPHVPTTALAFQPGDNNERPDVFASIRKGDVLVHHPYESFATSVQAFLEQAAKDPHVLAIKQTLYRTSGDSPIVEALIDAAEAGKQVLALVEIKARFDEANNIVWARKLEKAGVHVVYGLVGLKTHCKLALVIREENGVLRSYSHVGTGNYNPKTSRIYEDYGLFTADDQVGRDLTRLFNELSGYAIEKKFKRLLVAPLHLRKGLLRLIDKERRNAQAGKPASVRIKVNSIVDEQIIDALYRASQAGVKVEVWVRGICALKPGVEGVSENITVRSILGRYLEHSRIFAFHNGGDPIVYIGSADMMHRNLDRRVEALVRVSAPAHVKEMNDLFTLAMSDTTSSWHLGPDGEWVRHHTDADGKPLLDIQDRRMTNVQRRRRARAVR comes from the coding sequence ATGATCGAACCCGAGGTGCTCGACGCCGGGCTGGGCGATGCGGACGACGACGACTTCGACCTCGACGAGGTCTTCGACTCCCAGCTGCCCGATCACCGGTATCTGGATCGCGAGATCAGCTGGCTCGCCTTCAATCAGCGGGTCCTCGAGCTGGCGGAGGATTCCCGCCTGCCCGTGCTCGAGCGGGCGAACTTCCTCGCGATCTTCGCGAGCAACCTCGACGAGTTCTTCATGGTCCGCGTGGCTGGCTTGAAGCGCCGCATCGTGACCGGCCTCGCCGTTCCGACGAACATCGGCCGATCCCCCGCCGAGGTGCTGGCCGACATCTCCGCCGAGGCCCATCGCCTGCAGCTGCGCCACGCGGACACGTGGACCGATCACGTCAAGCCCGCCATGGCGGAGGCCGGGATCGAGGTGGTCTCGTACGACACGCTCGACGCCGACGAGCGCTCGCGGCTCTACGACTACTTCCAGGCGCAGGTCTTCCCGGTGCTCATGCCCCTCGCCGTCGACCCCGCCCACCCCTTCCCCTACATCTCGGGCCTCTCCCTGAACCTCGCGATCCGCATCCGCAGCGCCCGCACCGGACGCCAGGAGTTCGCCCGCCTCAAGGTGCCGCCGATGCTGCCGCGGTTCGTCGAGCTCCCGCCCGTCGACGGCACCGTGCGCTACCTCCCGCTCGAGGACCTCATCTCCAGCCACCTCGACGACCTGTTCCCGGGGATGGAGGTGCTCGACCACCACGCCTTCCGCCTGACCCGCAATGAGGACGTCGTCATCGAGGAGGACGAGACCGAGAACCTCATCCAGGCCCTCGAGGCCGAGCTGCTGCGTCGCCGCTTCGGCCCGCCGATCCGGCTCGAGATCACCGACGACATGGACGACGTGACGCTCGACCTGCTCATCAAGGAGCTCGACATCACCGAGCAGGAGGTCTACCGCCTGCCCGGCCCGCTCGATCTGCGCGGCCTGTTCGACCTGTCGCGCATCGACCGGCCCGACCTGCACTACAAGCCCCACGTGCCGACCACGGCCCTGGCCTTCCAGCCCGGCGACAACAATGAGCGCCCCGACGTCTTCGCGTCGATCCGCAAGGGCGATGTGCTGGTGCATCACCCGTACGAGTCGTTCGCGACGAGCGTGCAGGCGTTCCTCGAGCAGGCGGCCAAGGATCCGCATGTGCTCGCCATCAAGCAGACGCTCTACCGCACCTCGGGCGACAGCCCGATCGTCGAGGCGCTGATCGACGCCGCCGAGGCCGGGAAGCAGGTGCTGGCCCTCGTCGAGATCAAGGCCCGGTTCGACGAGGCCAACAACATCGTGTGGGCGCGCAAGCTCGAGAAGGCCGGCGTCCACGTCGTCTACGGGCTGGTGGGGCTGAAGACGCACTGCAAGCTCGCCCTGGTGATCCGCGAGGAGAACGGCGTGCTGCGCAGCTACAGCCACGTCGGCACCGGCAACTACAACCCGAAGACCAGCCGCATCTACGAGGACTACGGCCTGTTCACGGCCGACGATCAGGTGGGCCGTGACCTCACGCGCCTGTTCAACGAGCTCAGCGGCTACGCCATCGAGAAGAAGTTCAAGCGCCTGCTGGTCGCGCCGCTGCACCTGCGCAAGGGCCTGCTGCGCCTCATCGACAAGGAGCGGCGCAACGCGCAGGCCGGAAAGCCGGCGAGCGTCCGCATCAAGGTCAACTCGATCGTCGACGAGCAGATCATCGACGCGCTGTATCGCGCCAGCCAGGCGGGTGTGAAGGTCGAGGTGTGGGTGCGCGGCATCTGCGCGCTCAAGCCCGGCGTCGAGGGTGTCAGCGAGAACATCACGGTGCGCTCGATCCTCGGCCGCTACCTCGAGCACTCCCGGATCTTCGCGTTCCACAACGGTGGCGACCCCATCGTCTACATCGGCAGCGCCGACATGATGCACCGCAACCTCGATCGCCGGGTGGAGGCCCTGGTGCGGGTGTCCGCTCCCGCGCACGTCAAGGAGATGAACGACCTCTTCACCCTCGCGATGAGCGACACGACCAGCTCGTGGCACCTCGGTCCCGACGGCGAATGGGTGAGACACCACACCGACGCCGACGGCAAGCCCCTGCTGGACATCCAGGATCGCCGCATGACGAATGTGCAGCGCCGCCGGCGCGCACGGGCGGTGCGATGA
- a CDS encoding FUSC family protein has translation MSGDGDTAAITQAVPTGWRARLNLRPRFSRVRGSALAIAQITAAATAAWAFAHYVIGHPAPLLAATVTISSLGLVRDARPKRVLETVIGMIVGIVVAEAFVVVVGPGWWQLALALGVTLLVARFLSPYPPFAIMAGIQASIVMSLPASQPFARVIDGIVGGVAALIVTALIPRNPRREEARDGHAVFAAADSAARTIVQALRRGDPIRAARGLEKARGIAPRIDDWRASLDSGLAVAGFSPWLRPQRAELRRHHAVLQAMDYATRNLRVVARRAAYLCEDGARRPVPADILAELMRGAALVGESLDDISLQPAAREAVAAVASRLDPARVLPGATLGEQNLLTALRPLAVDLLTATGMTSADARAVLPRV, from the coding sequence GTGAGCGGCGACGGCGACACCGCCGCGATCACGCAGGCGGTGCCCACCGGCTGGCGCGCGCGGCTGAACCTGCGCCCGCGGTTCTCGCGCGTGCGCGGCTCGGCGCTGGCCATCGCGCAGATCACCGCGGCGGCGACCGCGGCATGGGCCTTCGCCCACTACGTCATCGGCCACCCCGCCCCGCTCCTCGCGGCCACCGTGACCATCTCCAGCCTCGGGCTGGTGCGGGACGCCCGCCCGAAGCGCGTGCTCGAGACGGTGATCGGCATGATCGTCGGCATCGTCGTCGCGGAGGCGTTCGTGGTCGTGGTGGGTCCCGGGTGGTGGCAGCTCGCGCTGGCACTCGGGGTGACACTGCTGGTCGCCCGCTTCCTCTCGCCGTATCCGCCGTTCGCGATCATGGCCGGCATCCAGGCGTCGATCGTGATGTCGCTGCCGGCGAGCCAGCCGTTCGCACGCGTCATCGACGGCATCGTCGGGGGCGTCGCCGCGCTCATCGTGACCGCCCTCATCCCGCGCAACCCGCGGCGGGAGGAGGCGCGCGACGGCCACGCGGTGTTCGCGGCGGCCGACTCGGCGGCCCGCACGATCGTGCAGGCGCTGCGCCGCGGCGACCCGATCCGCGCCGCGCGCGGCCTCGAGAAGGCACGCGGCATCGCTCCGCGCATCGACGACTGGCGGGCGTCGCTGGACTCGGGGCTCGCGGTGGCGGGCTTCTCGCCGTGGCTGCGCCCGCAGCGCGCGGAGCTGCGCCGGCACCACGCCGTGCTGCAGGCCATGGACTATGCCACCCGAAACCTCCGCGTCGTCGCCCGGCGGGCCGCCTACCTCTGCGAGGACGGCGCGCGCCGGCCCGTGCCGGCCGACATCCTCGCCGAGCTGATGCGCGGGGCGGCCCTGGTCGGCGAGAGCCTCGACGACATCTCGCTGCAGCCGGCCGCACGGGAGGCGGTCGCCGCCGTCGCGTCGCGGCTGGACCCCGCCCGCGTCCTCCCCGGCGCCACGCTGGGCGAGCAGAACCTCCTCACGGCGCTGCGTCCCCTCGCGGTCGACCTCCTCACCGCCACCGGGATGACGTCGGCCGACGCGCGGGCCGTGCTGCCGCGCGTATAG
- a CDS encoding sensor histidine kinase, which produces MDTTQLALLALLAGIIVGGSVSALVVAAMRVRDRALAESSAEVPDGVRGVLHGMDDAALVVDASFTVLAASSAAAAFDLMEGGVLPTDELRALVRRVRTTDAVATETTATEPMRLRRGAPPAEPRLVSVRASRISPRLTLLVLRDITEHERVEEMRRDFVANTSHELKTPVGAVSLLAEAIESAADDPPQVRIFATRLQAEAARLALLTSRIMNLSRLQASDELPAQIVSIDEVVAGALDAHAIQAASAGVEVVRGGARGLYVRGDAQVLTEAVGNLIANAIAYSPHGSSVGVGVKAADRIVEIAVTDRGIGIAEGDQDRVFERFYRADPARARRTGGSGLGLSIVKHAVQRHGGEVRLWSRPGRGSTFTMRLPQVDAPAEEAAPKRARKKKRVSSADAISRPDEASGSASPRPRLAPSPLRTERASTTKGDPA; this is translated from the coding sequence ATGGATACGACGCAGCTCGCGCTGCTCGCCCTCCTCGCGGGGATCATCGTCGGCGGCTCGGTCTCGGCCCTCGTCGTCGCCGCGATGCGGGTGCGCGACCGTGCGCTCGCCGAGAGCTCCGCCGAGGTCCCCGACGGCGTGCGGGGCGTGCTGCACGGCATGGACGACGCCGCCCTCGTAGTCGACGCCTCGTTCACCGTGCTGGCGGCCTCGTCGGCCGCCGCCGCGTTCGACCTGATGGAGGGCGGCGTCCTTCCCACCGACGAGCTGCGGGCGCTCGTGCGCCGCGTGCGCACCACCGACGCCGTCGCGACCGAGACCACGGCCACCGAGCCGATGCGCCTGCGACGGGGCGCGCCGCCCGCCGAGCCGCGGCTCGTCTCGGTCCGCGCCTCGCGCATCTCGCCGCGGCTCACCCTCCTCGTGCTGCGGGACATCACCGAGCACGAGCGCGTCGAAGAGATGCGCCGCGACTTCGTCGCCAACACCAGCCACGAGCTGAAGACGCCGGTGGGAGCGGTGAGCCTGCTCGCGGAGGCCATCGAGTCCGCCGCCGACGACCCGCCCCAGGTGCGCATCTTCGCGACGCGCCTGCAGGCGGAGGCCGCGCGGCTGGCCCTGCTCACCTCGCGCATCATGAACCTCTCGCGCCTGCAGGCATCCGACGAGCTGCCGGCCCAGATCGTGTCGATCGACGAGGTCGTCGCCGGCGCCCTCGACGCACACGCCATCCAGGCCGCTTCCGCCGGCGTGGAGGTCGTGCGGGGAGGGGCGCGCGGGCTGTATGTGCGCGGCGACGCGCAGGTGCTCACCGAGGCCGTCGGCAACCTCATCGCCAATGCGATCGCGTACTCGCCGCACGGCTCGAGCGTCGGCGTCGGGGTCAAGGCCGCCGACCGCATCGTCGAGATCGCGGTCACCGACCGGGGGATCGGCATCGCCGAGGGCGACCAGGACCGCGTGTTCGAGCGCTTCTACCGCGCCGACCCGGCGCGCGCCCGCCGTACCGGCGGCAGCGGTCTCGGGCTGTCGATCGTCAAGCACGCCGTGCAGCGCCACGGCGGCGAAGTGCGGCTGTGGTCCCGGCCGGGACGCGGGTCGACGTTCACCATGCGCCTGCCGCAGGTCGACGCGCCGGCCGAAGAGGCGGCTCCGAAGCGGGCGAGGAAGAAGAAGCGGGTCTCGTCCGCCGACGCGATCTCCCGGCCCGATGAGGCATCCGGCTCCGCCTCGCCACGTCCACGCCTCGCCCCGTCGCCGCTGCGCACAGAACGTGCATCCACCACCAAGGGAGACCCCGCATGA
- a CDS encoding response regulator transcription factor — translation MAQLLVLSSTHGGGPVLPSLELLSHRVRQIPAEPAQLVNAPSADIIFVDARVDLVGAKSLCKILNTTGLDAPLLLIVTEGGLTAVSPDWGVDDVILFTAGPAEVDARIRLAVGRQSAEQVSTRIQTSGITIDESSYSAKVHGRALDLTYKEFQLLHFFATHPSRVFTREQLLSEVWGYDYFGGTRTVDVHVRRLRAKLGDMEQLIGTVRNVGYRFNVYEDEPEPAPAPRERSDA, via the coding sequence TTGGCACAGCTCCTGGTTCTCAGTTCCACGCACGGAGGCGGTCCCGTCCTGCCCTCGCTCGAACTGCTGAGCCACCGCGTGCGGCAGATCCCCGCCGAGCCGGCCCAGCTCGTCAATGCGCCGAGCGCCGACATCATCTTCGTCGACGCGCGAGTGGACCTCGTCGGCGCGAAGTCGCTGTGCAAGATCCTCAACACCACGGGCCTGGACGCGCCGCTCCTGCTCATCGTGACCGAAGGCGGCCTCACCGCCGTCTCGCCGGACTGGGGCGTGGACGACGTCATCCTCTTCACCGCCGGACCGGCCGAGGTCGACGCGCGGATCCGGCTGGCCGTGGGCCGGCAGTCCGCCGAGCAGGTCTCCACGCGCATCCAGACCTCCGGCATCACGATCGACGAGTCCTCGTACTCCGCCAAGGTGCACGGGCGGGCGCTCGACCTGACCTACAAGGAGTTCCAGCTCCTCCACTTCTTCGCCACGCACCCCTCGCGGGTGTTCACGCGCGAGCAGCTGCTCAGCGAGGTGTGGGGGTACGACTACTTCGGCGGCACCCGCACCGTCGACGTGCATGTGCGGCGCCTGCGCGCCAAGCTCGGCGACATGGAGCAGCTCATCGGCACCGTGCGCAACGTGGGGTACCGCTTCAACGTCTACGAGGACGAGCCCGAGCCCGCCCCCGCGCCGCGCGAGCGCAGCGACGCCTGA
- a CDS encoding phosphoglyceromutase, which produces MTAPYTLILLRHGQSEWNKTNQFTGWVDVRLTEQGKAEAQRGGELLAESGILPDVLHTSVLSRAIQTADIALDAADRLWIPVKRSWRLNERHYGALQGKDKAQTLEEFGQEQFMLWRRSFDVPPPPLPADDQYSQVGDPRYEGIDGEVPHTESLKIVIDRMLPYWHSDIVPDLKAGKTVLVTAHGNSLRGLVKHLDGISDADIAELNIPTGIPLVYRLDEDLRPLEPGEYLDPEAAAAGAAAVANQGKK; this is translated from the coding sequence ATGACCGCGCCCTACACGCTGATCCTCCTTCGACACGGCCAGAGCGAGTGGAACAAGACCAACCAGTTCACCGGCTGGGTCGACGTCCGCCTCACCGAGCAGGGCAAGGCCGAGGCGCAGCGCGGCGGCGAGCTGCTCGCCGAGTCGGGCATCCTCCCCGACGTCCTGCACACCTCGGTGCTGAGCCGCGCCATCCAGACGGCCGACATCGCGCTGGATGCGGCCGACCGCCTGTGGATCCCGGTGAAGCGCTCGTGGCGTCTCAACGAGCGCCACTACGGCGCGCTGCAGGGCAAGGACAAGGCGCAGACGCTCGAGGAGTTCGGCCAGGAGCAGTTCATGCTCTGGCGCCGATCGTTCGATGTGCCGCCGCCGCCGCTGCCGGCCGACGACCAGTACAGCCAGGTCGGCGACCCCCGCTACGAGGGCATCGACGGCGAGGTGCCCCACACCGAGTCCCTCAAGATCGTGATCGACCGCATGCTGCCCTATTGGCACAGCGACATCGTGCCCGACCTGAAGGCGGGCAAGACCGTCCTCGTCACGGCGCACGGCAACTCGCTGCGCGGCCTGGTGAAGCACCTCGACGGCATCAGCGACGCCGACATCGCCGAGCTCAACATCCCGACCGGCATCCCGCTCGTGTACCGCCTCGACGAGGACCTGCGCCCCCTCGAGCCGGGCGAGTACCTCGACCCGGAGGCCGCCGCCGCCGGCGCCGCCGCGGTCGCCAACCAGGGCAAGAAGTAG